Proteins encoded in a region of the Scatophagus argus isolate fScaArg1 chromosome 1, fScaArg1.pri, whole genome shotgun sequence genome:
- the pla2r1 gene encoding secretory phospholipase A2 receptor isoform X2, translating into MVWIGLNHLKDGRGWQWSDGAPLSLINFTTALPASPLQDNRQCGVYNSAYEGHWQSLSCESALPYICKKTPNDTRTAEPLENWQYIHTECANGWWPHNGFCYRLLSDTEAGSWEESSRACGSLGANLTSLHSLSEVEMMLNLLANFSGESTEVWIGLWKQASAPTVEWSDGSPVTLTLWYQYHPPRNLTDAALCAKADRKEGNWLLVSCDERLPAVCRRESQNPVRRGETWDEGCPEGWKRHGHSCYTVTSHEQSYEDALMGYYCKAPLLTVENRFEQAFVNSLLSESGANGSTCYWIGLMDQDKTGMYSWLTHSGTHVPLTFTNWNKHQPVSAGGCVAMSGGPALGHWEVKDCTSFKALSVCKQSISSYHDVELPEQHIDASAPCPPGWESQSGLLLCFKVFHDEKVLMKRSWVEADFFCQALGAQLASFYHYEEQVFVKQLLSTMFEGTEGRWFWVGLNKRDPEHPGAWEWSDGSPVVTSFIEDKNEEDDRRDCAVYSDLTNSLTPQPCDSKHEWICKLYRGDKLKRPYWYTEQSEPWVFYRGAEYLLAKQPFDWDTVSLACQMMGAYLLSIHSREELHFIKERLRRLSLGPTDWWIGLSIGQPGEEIRWSDKTEVEFQNWAEESAGGGPSKNGLCVTMSSSTGKWSPKKCRDLHGYVCKRKTVSVVETPREPHYIGGCPEKWLYFGHKCLLLHLPGSPKEGKSWKDAQSICSSFEGSLVAIEDEIEQAYITMLLQGSSVGVWIGLRNEDTMKWINGKQISYTNWSPIEPKSYLADDEWLSGFADEPLCTVLSNNHNFHLTGKWYDEKCSESGYGFVCQKPQDTSKPPTHSYHHPLPHSIEYRSHSYKVMSGNMSWYDAMHVCTENHSDLVSVTDAYHQAFLTVLVNRLAVPHWIGLYSQDGGINYQWSDGSDTVYTHWDAADDDEDIVMGECVYMDVSGGWRRADCETPLPGALCHVPPPNSKPFISYEVVCPSTWVKFGQGCYNFEPVVQKLTFEEAREHCRQKVNTSDVLTVESEKENRFVLEHLWSSGFLHHAVWLGMYFNIDTDSMAWVDGSPMDYTNWPSKAPDSKLLTADTCVTTRVVDGGWHLSQCSERLGFVCKTISNVNTEVEVKPLNGLHHGVIPAAVLVAVLIFALLAGAMWFAYKRNGSRFRRLPTLGSAYYRQTSSQATESDGNVLITDLEAHSGE; encoded by the exons CTCTGCCTGCCAGCCCGCTGCAGGACAACAGACAGTGTGGAGTTTACAACTCAGCCTATGAGGGTCACTGGCAGAGTCTTTCTTGTGAGTCTGCTCTGCCTTACATCTGCAAAAAGACGCCTAACGACACCCGGACTGCCGAGCCACTAG AGAACTGGCAGTATATCCATACAGAGTGTGCTAATGGCTGGTGGCCTCATAATGGTTTCTGCTACAGGCTGCTGTCAGACACAGAAGCAGGAAGCTGGGAGGAGTCTTCCCGGGCCTGTGGCTCTCTGGGGGCAAACCTCACCAGCCTCCATTCCCTGTCTGAGGTTGAAATGATGCTCAACCTCTTGGCTAACT TCTCAGGAGAGAGCACAGAAGTATGGATCGGTCTGTGGAAACAGGCATCAGCGCCGACTGTAGAGTGGTCCGATGGCTCACCAGTAACTCTCACTCTCTGGTACCAGTATCACCCCCCTCGCAACCTGACGGATGCAGCACTCTGTGCCAAAGCAGATAGGAAG GAAGGCAACTGGCTTTTAGTATCGTGTGACGAGCGACTGCCCGCTGTGTGTAGAAGAGAAAGCCAGAATCCTGTTCGCCGCGGTGAAACCTGGGACGAGGGTTGTCCAGAG GGCTGGAAGCGACACGGACATTCCTGCTACACGGTGACTAGCCATGAACAGAGCTATGAAGATGCACTGATGGGATATTACTGCAAGGCTCCTCTTCTCACTGTGGAAAACAG GTTTGAGCAGGCATTTGTCAACAGTTTGCTGAGTGAGTCTGGGGCCAACGGCAGCACGTGTTACTGGATCGGCCTCATGGACCAGGACAAGACGGGAATGTACAGCTGGCTCACTCACAGTGGCACACATGTGCCTCTTACCTTCACAAACTGGAACAAACACCAGCCAG TCAGCGCTGGTGGCTGTGTTGCTATGTCAGGTGGCCCAGCTTTGGGTCACTGGGAGGTGAAAGACTGCACCTCCTTTAAGGCTTTGTCAGTGTGCAAGCAGAGCATCAGCAGTTACCACGATGTGGAGCTGCCAGAGCAGCACATTGACGCCTCCGCCCCCTGTCCTCCAGGGTGGGAATCACAATCTGGGCTCCTCCTCTGTTTTAAG GTGTTCCACGATGAGAAAGTCCTGATGAAGCGTTCCTGGGTGGAAGCAGACTTCTTCTGCCAGGCCCTCGGTGCTCAGCTGGCCAGTTTCTACCACTATGAGGAGCAGGTGTTTGTTAAGCAGCTCCTCAGTACCATGTTTGAAGG AACAGAGGGTCGCTGGTTCTGGGTGGGTTTAAATAAGAGAGACCCTGAACATCCCGGAGCTTGGGAGTGGTCTGACGGTTCTCCT GTGGTGACGTCCTTCATCGAGGATAAGAACGAGGAGGACGACAGGAGGGACTGTGCCGTGTACAGCGACCTGACCAACAGTCTCACGCCGCAGCCCTGTGACAGCAAACATGAGTGGATCTGCAAGCTGTACAGAG gtgataaactgaaaagaccCTACTGGTACACTGAGC agAGCGAGCCCTGGGTGTTTTACCGCGGAGCTGAGTACCTGCTGGCGAAGCAGCCCTTTGACTGGGACACCGTCTCTCTGGCCTGTCAGATGATGGGAGCCTACCTGCTGTCCATTCACTCCAGAGAGGAGCTGCACTTCATCAAGGAGCGCTTGCGGCGG CTCTCCCTGGGCCCAACCGACTGGTGGATTGGCCTGTCCATTGGGCAGCCTGGAGAGGagatcag gtgGAGCGATAAGACGGAGGTAGAGTTTCAGAACTGGGCCGAGGAAAGTGCCGGAGGTGGCCCAAGTAAAAACGGTTTGTGTGTCACCATGTCCTCTTCAACAG GAAAGTGGTCGCCTAAAAAGTGCAGAGATCTCCACGGCTATGTGTGCAAGAGGAAGACGGTGTCTGTGGTGGAGACTCCCAGGGAGCCACACTATATCGGAGGATGTCCAGAGAAATGGCTGTACTTTGGACACAag tGTCTCCTGCTTCACCTCCCTGGCAGTCCAAAGGAAGGAAAGAGTTGGAAAGATGCCCAGTCCATCTGCTCCTCATTCGAAGGCTCGCTAGTCGCTATAGAGGACGAGATTGAACAAG CATACATCACCATGTTGCTCCAGGGGAGCTCTGTAGGTGTGTGGATTGGTCTGCGGAACGAGGACACCATGAAATGGATCAATGGGAAACAAATCAGCTACACCAACTGGTCTCCAATTGAACCGAAGAGCTACCTGGCT GACGATGAGTGGCTCAGTGGATTTGCTGATGAGCCGTTGTGTACTGTTCTGTCCAACAACCACAACTTCCACCTGACAGGAAAGTGGTACGATGAGAAGTGCAGCGAGAGCGGGTATGGCTTTGTTTGTCAAAAACCTCAAG ATACTTCAAAACCCCCCACCCACTCCTATCACCACCCTCTCCCTCACAGTATTGAGTACAGGAGCCACAGCTACAAGGTCATGTCTGGCAACATGAGTTGGTACGACGCGatgcatgtgtgcacagagAATCATTCTGACCTAGTGAGCGTTACGGATGCCTACCACCAGGCTTTCCTCACTGTCCTTGTCAACAGATTGGCAGTCCCCCACTGGATTGGATTGTATAGTCAAGAC GGTGGCATTAATTATCAGTGGTCAGATGGCAGTGACACGGTGTACACGCACTGGGACGCGGCCGATGACGACGAAGACATTGTGATgggagagtgtgtgtacatggacGTGAGCGGAGGCTGGCGGAGAGCTGACTGTGAAACTCCGCTACCAGGAGCCCTCTGTCATGTTCCCCCACCCA acagtAAACCATTCATCTCATATGAGGTGGTGTGTCCGTCCACGTGGGTGAAATTTGGGCAAGGCTGTTACAACTTTGAGCCTGTCGTGCAGAAACTTACATTTGAAGAGGCAAGAGAGCACTGCAGGCAGAAAG TCAACACCTCAGATGTCCTCACTGTTGAAAGTGAGAAGGAGAACCGTTTTGTTCTGGAGCACCTGTGGTCGTCAGGGTTCCTTCACCATGCTGTGTGGTTGGGGATGTACTTCAACATTGACA CTGACTCTATGGCCTGGGTGGATGGTTCACCCATGGACTACACCAACTGGCCCAGCAAAGCCCCAGACTCCAAGCTGTTGACTGCAGATACCTGTGTTACCACCAGGGTGGTTGACGGTGGGTGGCACCTGTCACAGTGCAGCGAGCGCCTCGGCTTTGTCTGCAAAACCATCTCAA ATGTAAATACGGAGGTGGAAGTGAAGCCACTGAATG gtttaCATCATGGCGTCATCCCTGCTGCAGTGCTGGTGGCTGTACTCATCTTCGCCCTGCTGGCAGGAGC